The Maledivibacter sp. DNA segment AGTTACTATTTAGATTTTTCATAGGTGGAATAGCAATTTTTTGAATCATGGATTTTTTCGGTTCCGGCTTCTAAGGCCTCATCGTAATACCGAATTTTGTAGTTGATTGTATCTAAATATTTTTGATATTCTCTCATTTGCTCTTCAACAATTTCTTTTTGCTTAACAAAAGCTTCCCTACGTTTTTCAATAGTATTATCTCCCATTTGACACCATGTGATGTATTGCTTAATGTCTTTAATAGACATCCCAGTACTTTTCAAACAATTAATTATAGATAACCACGCTATATCACCATCTCTAAAATTTCTTAGTCCAGATTCAGTACGCTCAAGAAATGGTAATAATCCAGCCTTATCATAGTAACGAAGTGTATGAGGAGTTAATCCTGATATCTTTGCAGCTTCCCCAATGGTATATCCCATTTATTTTACCCCCTAAAATATAAAATTAAAAAAAGTATTGACTTAGAGTTCACTCTAAATGTTATCATGATTTTATAGTTAAAGAAATAGGTTTTTGTAAAAAGCTATTATAATAGAGTCAAATCTACATAATATCATTAGGAAAAATAATTTATAGGGATTCCAGTCAAAACTTTAATTCACACATATCAAAACTCTCCCCAAAATGGAGTATTTCGATATGTATAAATTAAGATTTACATTGAACTCTTTATATTAGGGAGGAAAGCAAAAATGAAAAATAGGAAATTAGGTAAAGCAGGGGTAACAGTAAGTGAAATTGGACTTGGTACATGGCAATTAGGCTCAAAATGGGGAGAACCATTCAATCATGATGAAGCAATGAATATTTTGAGTGCAGCAAAAAAAAATGGTATAAACTTTATAGATACAGCCGATGTTTATAATAATGGAAATAGTGAAAAAGTTATTGGGGAATTCATGAAAAAAGATATACAAAAGCCTTTCGTAGTTACGAAATGTGGCCGTCAGTTAAATCCCCATACTGCAGAAATGTATACTCCAGAGGCTGTTGAAAAATACGTTGAAGAAAGTATTCAGAGGATGGATGTTGAAAATCTAGATATGATTCTATTGCATTGTCCCCCTACTACTGTATACAAAAAAAGCGATGTATTTGCTAAACTTGATGAGTTAAAAAAAGTAGGGAAGATTAAACACTATGGTGTAAGTGTTGAAAAAGTAGAAGAAGCAATTGAAGCAATGAATTATGATATTTCAGCCATCGAAATAATATTTAATATGTTTAGATTAAAACCCGCTGAAAAATTATTTGATTTAGCAAAAGAAAAAAATATTGGAATTATTGTTAGGGTTCCCTTAGCCAGTGGTTTGTTAACAGGGAAATTTAATAAAACAACATCTTTTGGTGAAAGCGATCATCGTTCATTTAATAGAAATGGTGAACATTTCGATAAAGGGGAAACTTTCTCAGGTGTTGATTATGATTTAGGACTAGAGGCGGTACAAGAGTTAAAAAAAGTATTTGGAACGGAGAATTTGGTACCCTATGCTTTAAAATGGATTTTGATGCATGATGCAGTTTCCGTTGTTATACCGGGTGCAAGTAAAACTTCACAGGTAGAATCAAATATAAAAGCTTCGGAATTACCAGCTTTAAGCAAAAAACAGATGAATGAAGTTAAAGCTATATATGATAAATATATAAAGGAAAGTGTACATAATAATTGGTAAGAACACCTACTAAGTTAGTGTGAATCACAACACATACGAGGATGGGGTTTCTTTGTAGAAAGCTTGCTGTTTCTTACTCTTAAGAGTAATTCAAATAAATAAAAAAGGAGGCATTGTAATGATCAAGATAGTTGCAAAAAATAAAATAAAAGAAGGAAAAAGAGAAGAATTTATTAATGCTGCAAAAGAGCTTATTAAGAAGAGCCAAGCAGAAGAGGGATGTATTTCTTATGAATTATATGAAGATATTGGGGATTCTCATACTTTAACATTTATAGAATCTTGGAAGGACAAGGAATCAATAGATAAGCATAATAGTTCAGCCCATTTTACGGCTATTGTTCCTATCCTTGGGCAATTTATAGAAGAGAAGGATGTAAGATTATATAGTTTAGCAAAATAATGCAAAATGGGATCATAAAAAAATTGAAATTCAATAAAAATTTTTTTCATCTATTTCCAGTAAAAATTTCGTTTTTGCTGGAAATAGATTTTTTCCTATAATTTAAACAATTGAAAATTTGTTAGCTTTCAATATGAAATTAAAACTACAAAATCCTCTTATCTATGGAATATATACCGTGGATATGTTATGGCCTTCAATTTATCTTAAAATGCTTCTTTATCTTATGGATTCCAACTTCTGGTGTTTTAATCAAAAGTATAACAAACAACGTCACTAATACAAGCCCCTTAAATATACTACTCATACTTATACTCCACCAAACTCCTTCAATTCCTAAAACAGTAAAGGTAGATAGAAAATATGCAGCGGGAACTCTTGCACCGGTAAGTAGTATACTTACCCATGAAGGGATTTTAGTTTTTCCTAATCCATTGAATGCACCTGCTGTTGTTATCTCTATACACATAAATAACTGTGATAAACCTAATATTTTTAGGTAAATAGTTCCCATTTTTAAAGGTTCTTCTCCTGATATAAACAGTTTAAATATTGGTTCAGCTCCAAATACTAAGAGAAAGGTAACCCCAATACCAAATACGGATACAATTGAAAGAGCTGAAAAATATCCCTTATATATTCTATCCCATTTTTGTGCGCCATAGTTCTGACCTACAAAGCTGCTGAGAGCTGTTTGAAACCCTCCGGCGGTCATCCAGGATAATGATTCTATCATAGAACCTACCTTTTGAACACCAATCCCCACCGGGTCTATATGTGAAATTATTCTTGCTATTAACATGCTATAGAAAGTAAAAAGTCCATTTTGAATAGCAACAGGTGTACCAATCTTTAGTATTTCATTCATATATGGAACTTCAATTTTTGAAAATATATTGAATCCATTGAATAAAGTTTTTCCATTTGTACTAATCCTAATTGTTATTATAAATGCAATAGTAACTACAGCCTGCGAAAAAACTGTTGCTAGAGCCGCTCCTTGTACTCCCATTTCACTAAAAGGACCTATGCCTTTTATCATTAATGGATCCAAAATCAAATTTAAAAATAATCCTATAAAATTCATTATTAAAGGAGTCAGACTATCTCCTGAACCGTTAAATATTGCTGTAAATACTGGATTAATAAAATAGAAAATAAATCCAAACCCTATTATTCTAAGATATTCTATGGACATAGTATTTATAGCTTGATTTTCGATATTAAAAAAGGCTATTAAGTTTTCCTTAAATATTAATATTACTACTGTATAAAATATACTAAGTACTAAAATTATTTTAATTGAAGTGTTTATATATTTTTTAGTATCCTCTAGCTTGTTACTTCCTATAGATTGAGCAACCTTAACTTCCGCCCCGATTTTAGCAAACATAATAAATGCTATTGCAAGCCATGAAAAAAATCCTGCAGTTCCAGCAGCAGATACCGCTTGACCAGAGGGATCATAATTACCTAACCAAAACATATCCATCATATTATAAGCCATTTGTAAAAAAGATGTTAACATAATTGGCATTGCAAGTTTGAATAAGACCCCAACAATATTTCCTTGAGTGAGGTCAATTCTATTTTTCATAAATCATCGTCCTTTCATTTAATCCTTAAATGTCTATTTCCTTAAACACATACATAAAGAGTCCCTATAGTGTAGACCATTTAAGGAGTCTAAGCCATAGGGGGGGTATTTTTAAGAATCTACTATTCTTCAAAAATTATTTTAGTTGAGTTATAGAATTAAAAATCAAACATATTTTGTCCTCCTTGTTTTTGATAATCAAAGTATATATTTTAGAGTGTACTCTAAGTCAAGTGTTATTTAAAGTTTTTTCATCATTATTTGGGAATAGATTTAAAATGGAATTCACATATACCTGTGTTCATGGTAGAAGGAGCATTGATAAGGAAGAGATTCCCATAAAATTGATGAAACTTCTTGACAAAAAATAATTCCTATAATATTTTATAGATACCGGTTTCAGTAACTTTCATTGACTATTTATGGGGGATTAGGCTACATATGTATTCAATTCTTACTACTACTTCTGAATTTGCTAAACAAAGTATTAAACGTGAAGTAGAAGCCTTGGAGTTTATGGAAGAGCGCCAAGTTGAGGGTGTTATTTATGTACCTCAAATCATATCTCCAGAAATAATAGAATACTTAAAAAATTACAAAACTGCTATTGTAAGTTTAACAGAAAAATTGCAGGGGACATCTATACCAGCCTTAACATTTGATGATTATAATGCTGCAAAATCTATTGTTCAGTATTTGATAGACTTAGGGCACAAAGATATTGCTTTTATTGGCATTTCTGATGAATATTATTCTACTGGATTTTTGAGAAAAAAAGGTTATCTTGATGCATTAAAGGAAAATAATATACCAGTTAACTATGAGGGCATCATAAGTTCTGGATTTTCGTTACTTGAAGGATATTCATCGGCGAGAGATCTTATTAATAACCCTAATATTAAGCCTACTGCAGTTTTTGCTGCACTGGATCGAATTGCTTATGGTACGATGAGTTACTTGAATAAGGCGGGCTATCGTGTTCCACAGGACATTTCTGTTGTAGGCATTGACGATGACGATTTATCTAGCTATTATACGCCACCTTTAACAACCATTTATTATGATTTTATCAAAGCAGGAGGGAGTATAGCCAATATGTTACTTGAAGTTATAAATGATAAACAAACATTAGTTGAAGATAGAAAAATGGGATTTTATATTAGAGAAAGAAACAGTGCAATATGAAAGAATAATTCTTCTAGAGGGATTATGGAAAATATGTAAGATAGCTCATGAAATTAGGATTATACAAAAATGGAAAGTAGGATAAATTATTGCGAGTCCTTTTACAGGGAGTGGTAAAGGCAGTTTCATAAGAACTGCAAATAGTCATGATTATACTTTAAAACCATTAAAAAACTGTATTAAAGGTAAAGTGGCAAATGTAAAAAAATATACGTTTAGGGTTACAGCTGTATAGTGGTATAATTAAGTATAAATGTTTGAAATTACATGTACTTAACATATGAGAAAATCAGAACTTGATATAATACCTATCTTTACCCCAATATAATAATTTATAGGTACATGATATCTGATTACATATCTACATAGAGAGGAGAGAGACCCCATGAATAACAGTATAATTTCATCTGATAGCGAAAAGCTTATAAAGTACTTTACCCTAGAAAGATTAAAATTAGAGAAGACCCGTAGAGACTATACTAGAGAAATACTAAGGTTCACAGAATATATAAAAAAGGACTTCTTGTTGGCAAATAATGAAGATTGCACTTCCTACATAAATAATCTCAAGGAAAATGCAAGAAAAGGGAAAATGAGTGTTTTCACTGTAGAAAAAAAATATATATATTTATTTAGCTTTTTCAACTATATAGAAGGGGTAAAGCTAATATATGGGTTCATACCAGCATCCTTCTATAACCATTTCAAAACAGTTGAAAAGCCTTCTGCTCCTAGGAATATATCCAGTGATAAAATAATCTCCTTGTCTGAACTAGATGAATTAATTTCTATATTGAAGGCTGGTAATCTTAGGGACTATACCGCTTTAATGCTTATCTTTACATCGGGTTTAACTCTAAAAGAAGCTACCACCTTAAAATGGAATCAGTTTGTTGAAGATATTAACAGCAATGTAGCCCTTGAATTCATAATAAAAAATAGTGAAAAGAGGTATGTTAAAGTATCCCATGATATGACAGAGCTTTTAGCTGAATATAAAAAGTCTATAGAACCTGTAAACAAAGATTCTTTCGTATTCAAGAACAAATTTGGTAATCCCCTTAGTGGTAGGTGGCTAAGAAAAGTTTTGACTGATGCTTGTAAAAAAGCTGAATTTGAACACATATATACTCCAAGGGATTTGAGACATAGTGCAGCCGCAATGTGTCTTAAGAATGGGGCTCCTGCTGAAAAGGTTAAGGAACAATTGGGCTGGTCTGATGCTAGAATTGCTGATAGATATAATTATTCAATACCTTTTTTAGAGGATAATGCAATCGAC contains these protein-coding regions:
- a CDS encoding MerR family transcriptional regulator — its product is MGYTIGEAAKISGLTPHTLRYYDKAGLLPFLERTESGLRNFRDGDIAWLSIINCLKSTGMSIKDIKQYITWCQMGDNTIEKRREAFVKQKEIVEEQMREYQKYLDTINYKIRYYDEALEAGTEKIHDSKNCYSTYEKSK
- a CDS encoding aldo/keto reductase — protein: MKNRKLGKAGVTVSEIGLGTWQLGSKWGEPFNHDEAMNILSAAKKNGINFIDTADVYNNGNSEKVIGEFMKKDIQKPFVVTKCGRQLNPHTAEMYTPEAVEKYVEESIQRMDVENLDMILLHCPPTTVYKKSDVFAKLDELKKVGKIKHYGVSVEKVEEAIEAMNYDISAIEIIFNMFRLKPAEKLFDLAKEKNIGIIVRVPLASGLLTGKFNKTTSFGESDHRSFNRNGEHFDKGETFSGVDYDLGLEAVQELKKVFGTENLVPYALKWILMHDAVSVVIPGASKTSQVESNIKASELPALSKKQMNEVKAIYDKYIKESVHNNW
- a CDS encoding antibiotic biosynthesis monooxygenase: MIKIVAKNKIKEGKREEFINAAKELIKKSQAEEGCISYELYEDIGDSHTLTFIESWKDKESIDKHNSSAHFTAIVPILGQFIEEKDVRLYSLAK
- a CDS encoding MATE family efflux transporter; this encodes MKNRIDLTQGNIVGVLFKLAMPIMLTSFLQMAYNMMDMFWLGNYDPSGQAVSAAGTAGFFSWLAIAFIMFAKIGAEVKVAQSIGSNKLEDTKKYINTSIKIILVLSIFYTVVILIFKENLIAFFNIENQAINTMSIEYLRIIGFGFIFYFINPVFTAIFNGSGDSLTPLIMNFIGLFLNLILDPLMIKGIGPFSEMGVQGAALATVFSQAVVTIAFIITIRISTNGKTLFNGFNIFSKIEVPYMNEILKIGTPVAIQNGLFTFYSMLIARIISHIDPVGIGVQKVGSMIESLSWMTAGGFQTALSSFVGQNYGAQKWDRIYKGYFSALSIVSVFGIGVTFLLVFGAEPIFKLFISGEEPLKMGTIYLKILGLSQLFMCIEITTAGAFNGLGKTKIPSWVSILLTGARVPAAYFLSTFTVLGIEGVWWSISMSSIFKGLVLVTLFVILLIKTPEVGIHKIKKHFKIN
- a CDS encoding trehalose repressor, with the translated sequence MYSILTTTSEFAKQSIKREVEALEFMEERQVEGVIYVPQIISPEIIEYLKNYKTAIVSLTEKLQGTSIPALTFDDYNAAKSIVQYLIDLGHKDIAFIGISDEYYSTGFLRKKGYLDALKENNIPVNYEGIISSGFSLLEGYSSARDLINNPNIKPTAVFAALDRIAYGTMSYLNKAGYRVPQDISVVGIDDDDLSSYYTPPLTTIYYDFIKAGGSIANMLLEVINDKQTLVEDRKMGFYIRERNSAI
- a CDS encoding site-specific integrase; this encodes MNNSIISSDSEKLIKYFTLERLKLEKTRRDYTREILRFTEYIKKDFLLANNEDCTSYINNLKENARKGKMSVFTVEKKYIYLFSFFNYIEGVKLIYGFIPASFYNHFKTVEKPSAPRNISSDKIISLSELDELISILKAGNLRDYTALMLIFTSGLTLKEATTLKWNQFVEDINSNVALEFIIKNSEKRYVKVSHDMTELLAEYKKSIEPVNKDSFVFKNKFGNPLSGRWLRKVLTDACKKAEFEHIYTPRDLRHSAAAMCLKNGAPAEKVKEQLGWSDARIADRYNYSIPFLEDNAIDYLNFKLK